In Persicimonas caeni, a single window of DNA contains:
- a CDS encoding AMP-binding protein, translating to MHNFPTHFWRKFQDYKDLTALATVDERGKVVEETYWEWTRRVQRLAIALMDAGFEPGTRMGMVAPSGREWIDLAFATWLVGGCLVPIRPDRQRSTTLRALARTGAEWIVVRDADEWEYLRGKNGKLPPHLHWIALEDSADWPEASRFHSLEGLDGHGRSLAVRGRVDDLAEVIYGVDRDQPTLVLFDAKLGDDPHGAFFTGESVGEMLELLGDDLQLRDHDRLATTLEYGVFSSWLLTAATLLQGCQVATASSKGVLRANLNKLLPTRLVCGPAFLDDRANRLRDEIEESTEVLQADGGAAGGLTGLLGRVSKEAARRLFFDPLSRQFGGKLDTVYLIGGSLSDEVTDVIDRTDLTLLGVWGTPECGISHIERPGARRRGSVGRPVQGYACKIDGAKRGEPGEILIRSEVLFEGYWDGDGPRTVDAKGWLHTGTRGRIESGYLYLLPD from the coding sequence ATGCACAACTTCCCCACCCATTTTTGGCGCAAATTCCAAGACTACAAAGACCTGACCGCGCTGGCCACGGTCGACGAGCGCGGCAAGGTAGTCGAGGAGACGTATTGGGAGTGGACGCGTCGTGTACAACGGCTGGCCATTGCGCTGATGGACGCCGGCTTCGAGCCGGGTACGCGTATGGGCATGGTCGCTCCGAGCGGGCGCGAGTGGATCGACCTGGCGTTTGCGACCTGGCTGGTGGGCGGCTGCCTGGTGCCGATTCGTCCCGACCGCCAGCGCAGCACCACCTTGCGGGCGCTGGCGCGCACTGGCGCCGAGTGGATCGTGGTGCGTGATGCCGACGAGTGGGAGTACCTGCGCGGCAAGAATGGCAAGCTGCCGCCACATCTGCATTGGATCGCGCTCGAAGACAGCGCCGATTGGCCCGAGGCGTCCAGGTTTCACTCCCTCGAGGGGCTCGACGGGCACGGTCGCTCGCTGGCGGTGCGCGGGCGAGTCGACGACCTGGCCGAGGTGATCTACGGCGTCGATCGCGACCAGCCGACGCTGGTCTTGTTCGACGCCAAGCTGGGCGACGACCCGCACGGGGCCTTCTTCACCGGCGAGAGCGTCGGGGAGATGCTCGAGTTGCTGGGCGACGATCTCCAACTTAGGGACCACGATCGCCTGGCGACGACCCTCGAGTACGGCGTCTTCTCGTCGTGGCTGCTCACCGCCGCCACGCTGTTGCAGGGCTGCCAGGTCGCCACCGCCTCATCGAAGGGCGTGCTGCGCGCCAACCTGAACAAGCTTCTGCCCACCCGTCTCGTCTGCGGCCCGGCCTTCTTGGACGATCGCGCCAACCGTCTGCGTGACGAGATCGAAGAGTCCACCGAAGTGCTGCAGGCCGACGGTGGCGCCGCCGGTGGGCTGACCGGACTCCTGGGGCGTGTGAGCAAGGAGGCCGCCCGCCGGCTCTTCTTCGACCCGCTCAGCCGCCAATTCGGCGGCAAGCTCGACACCGTCTACCTGATCGGCGGAAGCCTCTCCGACGAAGTCACCGACGTCATCGATCGCACCGATCTCACCTTGTTGGGCGTCTGGGGCACGCCCGAGTGCGGGATCAGCCACATCGAGCGGCCCGGCGCGCGACGCCGGGGTTCGGTGGGACGCCCCGTGCAGGGCTACGCCTGCAAGATCGACGGCGCCAAGCGCGGCGAGCCCGGCGAGATCTTGATCCGCTCCGAGGTGCTCTTCGAGGGCTATTGGGATGGCGACGGGCCACGCACCGTCGACGCCAAGGGATGGCTGCATACCGGCACGCGCGGTCGCATCGAGAGCGGGTACTTGTACCTCCTTCCCGACTGA